A region of Toxorhynchites rutilus septentrionalis strain SRP chromosome 1, ASM2978413v1, whole genome shotgun sequence DNA encodes the following proteins:
- the LOC129782290 gene encoding uncharacterized protein LOC129782290, with product MVVPKPERRGRRDDNYINIHSDVNPVEEHTPKTRAEGGSRDCFVCQGECSSLETCHEFLNMNIGSRWAIVKDWRLCRKCLRKHFGACHIRAPCGKNGCSFMHNKLLHDDHRYNDQAVEPSTSSGGRTTTQNCHIHSSMVGNILFRYAPVTLYGKGRTIKTFAFLDDGSSATFMEHSLMKELNLTGTSHPLCLNWTGGQQREENESMKLRVKISGNCDVSEVYELPKVHTVRSLALPKQSLSVVQLVAKYPYLKGLPLESYSNVSPRLLIGMDNCRLGRTIRSAEGTDDEPVASKTRLGWIVYVPCSMTSRPLKAGFSGVHSFHICQCNKEVDKELNVALKEYFMVDSLGITGSSKQILSKDEERALKILSDETRLKGNRYETGLLWRYDQVRLPDNKAMALKRNACLEKRLRREPALATEMATKMSEYVTKGYIRRLTPAEKTKRLPNDWYLPIFPIVNPNKPGKMRIVFDAAAKVNGVSLNSFLLTGPDQLVSLLAVLHKFREFRIAVVGDIREMFFQVMMKPQDQRSQMILWRGERPIEDPDVYVVTVMTFGAACSPSSAHFIKNQNAERFADQYPRAVDCIKYEHYVDDMLASVETEEEALKLAKEVRFVHSQGGFEIRNWLSNSPKVTECIGERTEKNLNIEMATEKVLGMWWNTATDAFTFRISSKHDADLLSGARMPTKREVLRTLMAVYDPMGLIANYLMYLKILLQEIWRSGCDWDEQISGKHAEKWRVWIEVLPEVRKVSVPRCYRQITSSDASTEVQLHIFCDASESGVAAVAYFRFQQNETIECAMVGSKTRVALLKFLSIPRLELQAAVIGARMADGITRSHRIKISRRVFWTDSRDVVCWLRSDHRRYHQFVAFRISELLETTVVDEWRWLPTRANVADEGTKWQRLPDLQPTSRWFHGPTFLWKPDSEWPGDSGELGTTAEEIRSSVFHHHIISPLMCFERFSKWKRLLRTVAYVYRFITNLRKSVNRMPSKQRPLEQKELDRAEQIIYSQTQRQVYSDEFEILNNIAPGTQPWERILPKSSSLYTLCPTIDNFGVLRMQGRIAACEWVDESVKHPIILPRRNHVTDLVIAHYHDAYRHLNHQTVMNEIRLKYHIPRLRSEYNRVRKNCQHCKIRHAIPKPPAMGNLPLARLAAFQRPFSYTGIDYFGPIMVVVGRHVEKRWGALGTRGIHIEIAHTLTTDSCILALRNFIARRGAPLEIISDNGTNIVGASKELREALKQVDMCRLMTEIVQPNTKWIFNPPAAPHFGGCWERLVQSVKRILNEFNPPRLPTDEILRSMLMEIEMIINSRPLTHVPLDTDTESPLTPNHFLLGCSNGSKPPIAFDDKATVLKQSWKMSQQYADMFWRKWVKDYLPTLTRRTKWFQSTKPIEEGDLVVVVDNNQVRRVTVQTMHGLLERPAVMIAVLDVSSKESKPLQHQRRTGGECHTPAKCG from the coding sequence ATGGTAGTTCCGAAACCAGAGCGAAGGGGTCGAAGGGACGACAATTACATAAATATCCATTCGGATGTTAACCCTGTCGAAGAACACACCCCGAAGACTCGAGCAGAAGGCGGTTCGCGAGATTGTTTCGTGTGTCAGGGAGAATGCAGTAGCCTGGAAACGTGTCACGAGTTTCTCAACATGAACATCGGTTCACGGTGGGCGATTGTCAAAGATTGGAGACTATGTAGGAAGTGTCTACGGAAGCATTTCGGGGCCTGCCATATTAGAGCTCCATGCGGCAAGAACGGTTGTTCGTTTATGCACAACAAATTACTGCACGACGACCATAGATATAACGATCAAGCGGTAGAACCATCGACGTCCTCGGGTGGACGCACGACAACGCAGAATTGCCATATCCATTCCAGTATGGTTGGAAATATTCTGTTTCGGTACGCACCCGTGACTCTTTATGGTAAAGGACGAACGATTAAGACTTTCGCCTTTCTCGACGACGGTTCGTCAGCTACCTTTATGGAGCACAGCTTGATGAAGGAACTGAATCTTACAGGAACATCGCATCCACTGTGTCTGAATTGGACCGGGGGTCAACAAAGGGAAGAAAACGAGTCGATGAAGCTGAGAGTGAAGATTTCTGGCAATTGCGACGTTAGTGAAGTATACGAGTTACCGAAGGTCCACACAGTTCGAAGCCTGGCGCTCCCAAAGCAGTCCTTGTCAGTAGTTCAGTTAGTAGCTAAATACCCCTACCTAAAAGGACTACCGCTTGAGTCCTATAGTAACGTGTCACCAAGACTGTTAATAGGTATGGATAACTGTCGCCTTGGCCGTACGATCAGAAGCGCTGAAGGAACCGATGATGAACCAGTAGCATCCAAGACCCGCCTGGGTTGGATCGTGTACGTGCCCTGCTCGATGACATCTAGACCATTGAAAGCAGGCTTCAGTGGTGTCCATAGTTTCCACATCTGTCAGTGTAATAAAGAAGTAGATAAAGAGCTGAATGTGGCTTTGAAAGAGTATTTTATGGTAGATTCATTGGGGATTACGGGGTCGTCTAAACAAATCCTATCCAAGGACGAAGAACGTGCGCTAAAAATTCTCTCAGATGAGACCCGTTTAAAGGGAAATCGTTATGAGACAGGTCTATTATGGCGGTACGATCAGGTGCGGTTGCCCGACAACAAAGCAATGGCGTTGAAGCGCAATGCTTGTCTAGAGAAAAGATTGAGGCGGGAGCCAGCGTTAGCCACGGAAATGGCCACTAAAATGTCTGAATATGTGACAAAAGGTTACATCCGGCGACTTACACCTGCCGAGAAAACGAAAAGGCTTCCGAACGACTGGTATTTACCAATATTCCCGATTGTTAACCCAAATAAACCGGGGAAAATGCGGATCGTATTTGACGCGGCCGCGAAAGTGAATGGAGTTTCCCTGAATTCTTTTCTGCTCACGGGTCCAGATCAACTGGTATCGTTGCTCGCAGTTCTCCATAAGTTTCGTGAATTTCGTATCGCGGTTGTCGGAGATATTCGCGAAATGTTCTTCCAAGTGATGATGAAACCGCAAGACCAGCGTAGTCAGATGATCCTATGGAGAGGTGAACGTCCCATTGAAGATCCGGACGTGTATGTGGTGACCGTCATGACGTTTGGTGCAGCATGTTCCCCGAGTAGTGCCCACTTCATTAAAAACCAGAACGCCGAAAGATTTGCGGATCAGTATCCCCGGGCGGTCGACTGTATTAAATACGAACATTACGTCGATGATATGTTAGCCAGTGTGGAGACTGAAGAGGAGGCATTGAAGCTGGCCAAAGAAGTGCGCTTCGTGCATTCTCAAGGAGGATTCGAGATCCGAAATTGGTTATCGAATTCACCCAAGGTTACAGAGTGTATCGGAGAAAGAACGGAGAAGAATTTGAACATAGAGATGGCGACAGAGAAGGTTCTGGGAATGTGGTGGAATACGGCAACTGATGCGTTCACATTTAGAATCTCATCAAAGCACGATGCAGATCTGTTGTCAGGAGCAAGAATGCCCACGAAACGAGAGGTATTGAGAACGTTGATGGCGGTGTATGATCCCATGGGGCTCATCGCCAATTACTTGATGTATCTAAAAATCCTTTTGCAAgaaatctggcgtagtggttgtGATTGGGATGAACAAATTTCTGGAAAACATGCCGAAAAATGGAGAGTTTGGATCGAAGTTCTCCCTGAAGTCCGGAAAGTGAGCGTTCCTCGATGTTATCGCCAGATAACGTCTTCTGATGCTTCCACGGAGGTGCAGCTGCACATATTCTGCGATGCAAGCGAAAGCGGGGTAGCTGCTGTGGCATACTTCAGATTCCAACAAAATGAAACGATAGAGTGTGCAATGGTTGGATCAAAAACCCGTGTAGCCCTTCTGAAATTTCTTTCGATCCCTCGGTTGGAATTGCAAGCTGCAGTCATCGGAGCGCGCATGGCAGATGGGATCACACGGTCGCATAGAATAAAGATCTCACGCCGCGTTTTCTGGACTGATTCCCGTGATGTGGTATGCTGGTTACGATCTGATCACCGACGTTATCACCAATTTGTAGCGTTCAGGATCAGTGAATTGCTCGAGACAACAGTAGTAGATGAGTGGAGATGGCTTCCTACAAGAGCGAACGTGGCTGATGAAGGGACAAAGTGGCAAAGGTTGCCCGACCTACAACCCACAAGTCGCTGGTTTCATGGACCGACCTTTTTGTGGAAGCCCGACAGTGAATGGCCAGGCGATTCTGGTGAACTAGGAACGACTGCAGAAGAGATACGTTCTAGCGTTTTCCATCACCATATCATTTCACCATTGATGTGTTTCGAACGTTTCTCCAAATGGAAGCGACTGTTAAGAACTGTTGCATATGTGTATAGATTCATTACAAATCTCCGGAAGAGTGTCAATCGCATGCCATCTAAACAAAGACCTCTCGAGCAAAAGGAATTAGATCGTGCAGAGCAGATTATATATTCTCAAACCCAAAGACAAGTCTACTCTGACGAATTCGAAATACTGAATAACATCGCTCCAGGAACACAGCCATGGGAGCGTATTTTACCGAAGTCCAGTTCATTGTACACCTTGTGTCCGACTATCGACAATTTTGGAGTTCTCCGAATGCAGGGACGTATTGCAGCTTGTGAATGGGTAGATGAATCCGTTAAGCATCCGATCATTCTCCCAAGACGGAATCATGTGACCGATTTAGTGATCGCACATTATCACGACGCGTACCGTCATCTAAATCATCAGACCGTGATGAATGAGATACGGCTCAAATACCACATTCCGCGGCTCAGATCGGAGTATAACCGCGTTCGAAAAAATTGCCAGCATTGCAAAATCCGACATGCGATTCCGAAACCCCCTGCTATGGGAAACCTTCCACTTGCACGCTTGGCGGCATTTCAACGACCATTTTCATACACCGGAATTGATTATTTTGGGCCAATAATGGTTGTAGTGGGGAGACATGTAGAGAAAAGATGGGGAGCTCTGGGGACAAGAGGTATCCACATCGAGATCGCACACACACTAACCACGGATTCTTGCATTCTGGCACTGAGAAATTTCATCGCAAGAAGAGGTGCTCCACTCGAAATTATCAGCGATAATGGAACAAATATCGTCGGTGCCTCAAAAGAATTACGGGAAGCTCTGAAACAGGTAGACATGTGTAGACTTATGACGGAGATCGTCCAGCCAAACACGAAGTGGATATTCAACCCACCGGCCGCTCCACACTTCGGAGGCTGTTGGGAGCGACTAGTGCAATCCGTAAAAAGAATATTAAATGAGTTCAACCCACCACGATTACCAACCGACGAGATATTGCGGTCAATGCTGATGGAAATCGAAATGATCATCAATTCAAGACCGCTCACTCACGTACCACTAGATACTGATACTGAGTCACCATTGACACCCAACCATTTCCTATTGGGTTGCTCAAACGGAAGTAAGCCCCCGATCGCATTTGATGACAAAGCCACCGTCCTGAAGCAATCATGGAAGATGTCGCAACAGTACGCCGACATGTTTTGGAGGAAGTGGGTGAAGGATTACTTGCCGACTTTAACACGAAGGACGAAGTGGTTCCAATCAACGAAACCAATTGAAGAAGGAGATCTTGTTGTTGTGGTAGATAACAATCAGGTTCGTCGAGTTACAGTGCAAACTATGCACGGCCTTTTGGAAAGACCGGCGGTCATGATCGCTGTACTGGACGTGAGTTCTAAGGAGAGTAAGCCGCTTCAGCACCAGCGTCGTACTGGGGGGGAGTGTCACACCCCTGCGAAGTGTGGCTAA
- the LOC129782306 gene encoding uncharacterized protein K02A2.6-like, protein MSVPIEEAVASVAPNFAIEPFDKDKGKWTRWVKRLEGSFRMFNVPENRQKDYLLHYMGITTYDLLCDHIGPVEPETKTYAEIVSTLGTFFEPEPLEMVEVWKFRTRKQKEGEIVKDFVTELQRAAKFCKFGDYLRKELRNQLVFGLRSKRIRSRLIEEKDLTFEKALEVALSMEASGEGAEIFEKRSHEVNYTEKRPLKVNSTTKKKCYRCGKEAHLASTCHHKETICSFCKKVGHLQRVCLKFKSQGEHSENKDNRKMKMKKKMHANLINHGNSSDDYREEDEESGADEVLTLEICKVDESKSLSKVILPLNVNERVIKFEVDCGSPVSLMSLNDKKLYLNELPLYKTGVELISYCGNKIEVCGYMKTKVQHNGDTNYLRMFVVKAGRHPLLGREWMRELNVDWNEVIRNPDFCVGAIMSRPPTKILSRSVRKLIEYFPRVFDPSVGTIQGVKAALHLKPNSKPVFIKARTIPFAIRDTVEREIRSMVESGILKKVERSAWATPVVPVMKSVDRVRLCGDYKVTVNKCLLVDEHPLPTIDELFSNMAGGQKFTKLDLAQAYLQMEVREQDREILTLNTHLGLYQPSRLMYGVASAPAIFQREISQLLGDIPGVSVFLDDIKVTGADDETHLQRLRTVLQRLDEHGMRLNVEKCEFFADCIEYCGFVINREGIRKMKTKVDAIQKMPRPRNREQVRAFVGLINYYGRFMKNLSTRIYPINNLLKENVSFQWNEDCEKAFLWVRKEMQSDRFLVHYDPKLPLVLATDASPYGVGAVLSHLYPDGTERPIHCASQTLNKSQQNYIQVDKEAYAIIFGVKKFYQYLYGRKFILVTDNKAVAQILAPHKGLPALSALRMQHYAVFLESFDYEIRFRSSKENANADGMSRLPIHDENNQRLIEEVDLIEVNQIETLPVTAEELAEYTKQDSNVKTLLQSLKVGRNVEGRDRFGIDQSEFSIQKGCLMRGIRVYIPPKLRRRVLEELHTGHFGVSRMKSLARSYCWWETIDRDIEELSRDCCECARVRKNPVKVAPHCWERASEPFQRIHIDFAGPFLGLYFFVIVDSYTKWPEVKIIPDMTTDTTIDRLREYFVTYGVPSIVVSDRGVQFTSDQFQAFLKRNNIVHKMGAPYHPATNGQAERFVLTFKDKLKALKCERKDVQFELYKILMAYRRTVHPTTGKSPSMLVFGRQMKSRLDLLVPVSAQENSIREEGESVRRFAINERIAARDFLGSSKWQFGTVTERLGKLHYMIELDDGRIWKRHVDQMRPGPKKQNNENDSWMEFFDRPRIDTVSYHPSQSVVESNSSVIRQQTTNLQTSSVPPTPVSVNPMAHSSQVIERVQSETRTGTEYIDRPAQDKNETPRRSSRIRKPPKRLDL, encoded by the coding sequence ATGAGTGTGCCAATAGAAGAAGCTGTTGCGTCAGTCGCGCCCAATTTCGCGATCGAACCGTTTGACAAAGATAAAGGCAAGTGGACGAGATGGGTGAAGCGCTTAGAAGGAAGTTTTCGAATGTTCAATGTACCGGAAAATCGTCAGAAGGACTACCTCTTACACTACATGGGGATCACGACGTACGATTTGCTATGCGACCATATTGGCCCAGTCGAGCCTGAGACGAAAACTTATGCCGAGATTGTTTCTACGTTGGGCACATTTTTCGAGCCAGAACCACTCGAGATGGTTGAGGTGTGGAAGTTCCGCACCCGGAAGCAAAAGGAAGGAGAAATTGTTAAGGATTTCGTGACAGAGCTGCAACGTGCTGCGAAGTTTTGCAAATTCGGTGACTACCTGAGGAAGGAACTACGAAATCAGTTGGTATTCGGATTGCGGTCGAAACGGATTCGGTCGAGACTTATTGAGGAAAAGGACTTGACGTTCGAGAAGGCGTTGGAAGTAGCGCTCTCGATGGAAGCATCCGGAGAGGGTGCAGAGATTTTCGAGAAGCGATCACACGAGGTAAACTACACGGAGAAACGACCATTGAAGGTAAATAGCACTACTAAGAAGAAATGTTATCGTTGTGGAAAAGAGGCACACTTGGCGAGTACATGTCATCACAAGGAAACTATTTGCAGTTTCTGTAAGAAGGTAGGGCATCTGCAGCGGGTATGCCTTAAGTTTAAATCGCAGGGAGAACATTCGGAGAACAAAGATAacagaaaaatgaaaatgaaaaagaaaatgcATGCTAATTTGATAAATCATGGAAATAGTAGTGATGATTATAGGGAAGAAGATGAAGAGTCAGGAGCAGATGAGGTTCTTACTCTCGAAATTTGCAAAGTTGATGAGTCAAAGTCATTATCAAAAGTTATTCTACCGTTGAATGTAAACGAAAGAGTAATCAAATTCGAAGTTGATTGTGGGTCTCCCGTTTCGCTCATGAGTCTTAACGACAAGAAACTTTACCTGAACGAGCTGCCGCTGTATAAGACTGGCGTAGAGTTGATTAGCTATTGCGGAAACAAGATAGAAGTTTGTGGTTACATGAAAACGAAGGTACAGCATAACGGTGATACGAATTATTTGCGGATGTTTGTTGTGAAGGCAGGCCGTCATCCTTTGCTGGGCCGTGAGTGGATGCGGGAGTTGAACGTCGACTGGAATGAAGTAATACGAAACCCAGATTTTTGCGTGGGAGCTATCATGTCCCGTCCCCCTACAAAAATATTGTCCAGGTCCGTGAgaaaacttattgaatattttCCACGGGTGTTTGATCCATCGGTGGGTACGATTCAGGGCGTTAAGGCTGCGCTACATTTGAAGCCGAACAGCAAACCGGTTTTCATAAAAGCGCGTACCATTCCTTTTGCAATTCGTGACACCGTAGAGCGTGAAATAAGAAGCATGGTGGAGAGCGGTATACTAAAGAAAGTAGAGCGTAGTGCATGGGCTACTCCAGTGGTACCTGTTATGAAGTCAGTGGATCGAGTGCGTTTGTGCGGAGACTACAAGGTAACGGTGAACAAATGTCTCTTGGTTGATGAACATCCTTTGCCGACTATCGATGAGTTGTTTTCGAACATGGCCGGTGGTCAGAAATTTACGAAGTTAGACCTGGCGCAGGCTTACTTACAAATGGAAGTTCGCGAGCAAGACCGTGAAATATTGACCTTGAACACACATCTTGGGCTCTACCAACCATCTCGCCTAATGTACGGCGTGGCATCTGCGCCAGCGATTTTTCAACGTGAGATTTCGCAGCTGCTTGGGGACATCCCCGGagtttcagtattcttggacgaCATCAAGGTGACTGGTGCGGATGACGAAACCCACTTGCAACGGCTGAGAACAGTTCTGCAACGGTTGGACGAGCACGGCATGCGATTGAACGTGGAGAAATGTGAATTCTTCGCGGACTGCATTGAATACTGCGGGTTCGTTATTAATAGAGAAGGTATACGGAAGATGAAAACCAAAGTTGACGCTATCCAGAAGATGCCAAGACCACGCAACCGAGAACAAGTCAGAGCGTTTGTAGGGTTAATAAATTATTATGGCCGATTTATGAAGAATTTGAGCACACGAATCTATCCAATCAACAACCTGCTGAAGGAGAACGTTTCATTTCAATGGAATGAAGATTGTGAAAAGGCGTTCCTGTGGGTTAGAAAGGAGATGCAATCCGACAGATTTTTAGTACACTATGATCCAAAACTTCCGCTCGTTTTGGCAACCGATGCTTCACCATATGGTGTTGGCGCAGTGCTGAGCCACCTGTATCCGGATGGAACAGAAAGGCCAATTCATTGTGCGTCtcaaacattgaataaatcgcaacaaaattacattcaagttgATAAAGAGGCGTATGCAATTATATTTGGGGTTAAAAAGTTTTACCAATACCTCTATGGGCGTAAATTCATTCTCGTAACTGACAACAAGGCTGTTGCACAAATTTTGGCGCCTCACAAAGGACTTCCAGCCCTGAGTGCTTTACGGATGCAACATTACGCTGTTTTTCTCGAGTCATTCGATTATGAAATAAGGTTTCGGTCTTCGAAGGAGAATGCAAATGCGGACGGAATGTCTAGATTACCGATCCACGATGAAAATAATCAGCGCCTGATTGAAGAAGTAGATCTCATTGAGGTGAATCAAATCGAAACGTTACCTGTTACAGCAGAAGAGTTGGCGGAATACACCAAGCAGGATTCTAATGTGAAAACATTGCTACAAAGTCTGAAAGTTGGTAGAAACGTTGAAGGGCGAGACAGATTTGGAATCGACCAGAGCGAGTTCTCGATCCAGAAAGGTTGCCTAATGAGAGGCATACGAGTTTACATTCCGCCCAAGCTGCGACGACGAGTACTGGAAGAATTGCACACAGGACATTTTGGTGTATCCAGAATGAAATCATTGGCCCGATCGTATTGCTGGTGGGAAACCATTGACCGTGACATAGAAGAATTGTCAAGAGATTGTTGTGAGTGTGCCAGAGTACGGAAAAATCCCGTGAAAGTTGCGCCGCATTGCTGGGAACGAGCTTCAGAGCCGTTCCAGCGAATCCATATTGACTTTGCTGGGCCTTTTCTAGGACTATACTTTTTTGTGATAGTAGATTCATATACGAAGTGGCCAGAGGTTAAGATAATTCCCGATATGACGACAGATACCACCATCGACCGTCTGCGAGAGTACTTCGTGACTTATGGAGTTCCGTCAATTGTCGTCAGTGATCGAGGAGTTCAATTTACTTCAGATCAATTCCAAGCATTCCTAAAACGAAACAACATCGTGCACAAAATGGGAGCACCTTACCACCCAGCTACAAATGGCCAGGCCGAACGGTTCGTTCTGACCTTCAAAGATAAACTGAAGGCTTTGAAATGCGAGCGAAAAGACGTACAGTTTGAACTCTACAAAATCTTGATGGCATACCGAAGGACAGTACACCCAACAACTGGAAAGTCACCATCTATGCTAGTGTTTGGGAGACAGATGAAGTCCAGGCTTGATTTATTGGTTCCTGTTAGCGCCCAGGAGAATTCAATCCGCGAGGAAGGAGAGAGTGTACGACGTTTTGCGATCAACGAGAGAATTGCTGCGCGAGATTTCTTGGGATCTTCCAAATGGCAGTTCGGGACAGTAACTGAACGATTGGGTAAGCTCCACTATATGATCGAGTTAGACGACGGCAGAATCTGGAAGCGGCATGTGGACCAGATGAGACCAGGACCCAAGAAGCAGAATAACGAAAACGATTCCTGGATGGAGTTTTTCGATAGACCACGCATTGATACAGTATCTTATCACCCTAGCCAGTCGGTTGTTGAAAGTAATAGCTCTGTTATCCGTCAACAAACAACGAATCTTCAAACGTCGAGCGTTCCACCAACACCAGTTTCAGTAAATCCTATGGCACATTCAAGTCAGGTTATCGAAAGGGTTCAGAGCGAAACGCGGACAGGGACTGAATATATAGACAGGCCCGCACAAGACAAAAACGAAACACCCCGTAGATCATCTAGAATTAGGAAGCCACCAAAACGTCTTGATTTGTAA